A section of the Streptomyces sp. V3I8 genome encodes:
- a CDS encoding cytochrome c biogenesis protein ResB, translating to MSTTRDTDVRTGGESDGSDAAARDAGELGEAGSQLSTAPRETAMPGSFGGARTPGVTGWLVWTGREAVGWVRWIWRQLTSMRVALLLLFLLSLGAIPGSLIPQSGTDETKVADFRARHTTLGPVYEKLGLFHVYSSVWFSAIYILLFVSLIGCIVPRTWQFVGQLRGRPPRAPRLLTRLPAYTTWRTEAGPEEVREEALKLLKRRRFRAHAAGDAVAAEKGYLREVGNLAFHIALIVMLTAFAWGQLFKSEGNKLVVEGDGFANTLTQYDDFKSGALFDTDDLEPFSFVLNDFTGTYEATGPNRGTPRTYQATVDYSEGADGAEKKKTIKVNKPLDIDDSKVYLTAHGYAPVVTVRNGAGDVVYRQAVPLLPLDSNSTSTGAIKVMDGYENGKGEREQLGFQAFFLPAYGGDGTAVVSQFPSLLNPVLNLTAYHGDLGVDAGLPQSVYQLEKKNLKEFKDSKGKQLRENLKPGETMQLPNGAGSITFEKGIKEWANFQVTRQPGAGWALAGAFGAIFGLAASLFIQRRRVWVRAVTGPDGVTVVEMAGLGRSESAKVPEELGVLAGHLYDLAPGAPDSPDPDPDPGPDPGSDPDPGPDAENETTPEPPAAPAEGAETK from the coding sequence ATGAGCACGACACGGGACACTGACGTGCGAACCGGTGGGGAGAGCGACGGGAGCGACGCCGCGGCGCGGGACGCGGGCGAGCTCGGCGAGGCCGGGTCCCAGCTGTCCACCGCGCCCCGGGAGACGGCGATGCCCGGCTCCTTCGGCGGCGCGCGCACGCCCGGTGTCACCGGATGGCTCGTGTGGACCGGCCGCGAGGCCGTCGGCTGGGTGCGCTGGATCTGGCGGCAGCTGACCTCGATGCGGGTCGCGCTGCTCCTGCTCTTCCTGCTGTCACTGGGCGCGATCCCCGGCTCGCTGATCCCGCAGTCCGGGACCGACGAGACGAAGGTGGCCGACTTCCGGGCCCGGCACACCACGCTCGGCCCGGTCTACGAGAAGCTCGGGCTGTTCCACGTGTACAGCTCCGTGTGGTTCTCCGCGATCTACATCCTGCTCTTCGTCTCGCTCATCGGCTGCATCGTGCCCCGCACCTGGCAGTTCGTCGGCCAGCTGCGCGGCCGCCCGCCGCGCGCGCCGCGCCTGCTGACCCGGCTGCCCGCGTACACGACCTGGCGGACCGAGGCCGGACCCGAGGAGGTCCGGGAGGAGGCGCTGAAGCTCCTGAAGCGGCGGCGCTTCCGGGCGCATGCGGCCGGGGACGCGGTCGCCGCCGAGAAGGGCTACCTCCGTGAGGTCGGCAACCTCGCCTTCCACATCGCGCTGATCGTGATGCTGACCGCCTTCGCCTGGGGCCAGCTCTTCAAGTCCGAGGGCAACAAGCTGGTCGTCGAGGGCGACGGGTTCGCCAACACGCTCACCCAGTACGACGACTTCAAGTCCGGCGCCCTCTTCGACACCGACGACCTGGAGCCGTTCAGCTTCGTCCTGAACGACTTCACCGGTACGTACGAGGCGACGGGACCCAACCGGGGCACCCCGCGCACGTACCAGGCGACCGTCGACTACAGCGAGGGCGCCGACGGCGCCGAGAAGAAGAAGACCATCAAGGTCAACAAGCCGCTGGACATCGACGACTCGAAGGTCTATCTCACCGCCCACGGCTACGCGCCCGTCGTCACCGTCCGCAACGGCGCAGGCGACGTCGTCTACCGCCAGGCCGTGCCGCTGCTGCCGCTCGACTCCAACTCCACCTCGACCGGCGCGATCAAGGTCATGGACGGCTACGAGAACGGCAAGGGCGAGCGGGAGCAGCTCGGCTTCCAGGCGTTCTTCCTGCCGGCGTACGGCGGGGACGGCACCGCGGTGGTCTCGCAGTTCCCCTCGCTGCTGAACCCGGTGCTGAACCTCACCGCGTACCACGGCGACCTCGGCGTCGACGCGGGCCTGCCGCAGAGCGTGTACCAGCTGGAGAAGAAGAACCTGAAGGAGTTCAAGGACTCCAAGGGCAAGCAGTTGCGGGAGAACCTGAAGCCCGGCGAGACCATGCAGCTGCCGAACGGCGCCGGCTCGATCACCTTCGAGAAGGGGATCAAGGAGTGGGCGAACTTCCAGGTCACCCGGCAGCCCGGGGCCGGCTGGGCGCTCGCCGGGGCCTTCGGCGCCATCTTCGGACTGGCTGCCTCCCTCTTCATCCAGCGCCGCCGCGTCTGGGTGCGCGCGGTGACGGGCCCCGACGGTGTCACGGTCGTCGAGATGGCGGGCCTGGGCCGCAGCGAGTCCGCCAAGGTCCCGGAGGAGCTGGGCGTCCTGGCCGGCCACCTCTACGACCTGGCACCCGGCGCACCCGACAGCCCGGACCCCGACCCGGACCCCGGCCCCGACCCGGGCTCCGATCCGGACCCGGGCCCGGACGCCGAGAACGAGACCACCCCCGAACCTCCCGCCGCACCTGCCGAAGGGGCTGAGACGAAGTGA
- the ccsB gene encoding c-type cytochrome biogenesis protein CcsB, which produces MTLAAATDLAAATDLAAATNENLANLSNTLIYSAMAVYTLAFFAYIAEWLLGSRSKVGRTAAALTADKDATGAKGAKKAAGPAVTVQNAGGTAVLERPKVVTRAAAGARDVPDGPGAHGGDEQGDLYGRIAVSLTALAFLIAFGGVLTRALSVQRAPWGNMYEFNITFSTVAVGVYLALLAMKKDVRWMGLFLTTTVLLDLGLAVTVLYTASDQLVPALHSYWLYIHVSTAIFCGAVFYVGAVGTILYLFKDSYENKLATGGKPGRFATSVLERLPASASLDKFSYRVNAAVFPLWTFTIIAGAIWAGDAWGRYWGWDPKETWSFITWVAYATYLHARATAGWKGRKAAYIALIAFACWLFNYYGVNIFVTGKHSYAGV; this is translated from the coding sequence GTGACGCTCGCCGCCGCAACCGACCTCGCCGCCGCGACCGATCTGGCTGCCGCGACCAACGAGAACCTCGCGAACCTCAGCAACACGCTGATCTACTCCGCGATGGCCGTCTACACGCTGGCCTTCTTCGCGTACATCGCCGAATGGCTCCTCGGCAGCCGCAGCAAGGTCGGCCGCACGGCCGCCGCGCTGACCGCCGACAAGGACGCCACGGGGGCCAAGGGCGCCAAGAAGGCGGCGGGCCCCGCGGTCACCGTGCAGAACGCGGGCGGCACCGCCGTGCTGGAACGGCCCAAGGTCGTCACCCGGGCCGCGGCCGGCGCCCGCGACGTGCCGGACGGGCCCGGCGCGCACGGCGGGGACGAGCAGGGCGACCTCTACGGTCGGATCGCGGTCTCCCTCACCGCGCTCGCCTTCCTCATCGCGTTCGGTGGCGTGCTCACCCGCGCCCTGTCGGTGCAGCGGGCGCCGTGGGGCAACATGTACGAGTTCAACATCACCTTCTCCACCGTCGCCGTCGGCGTGTACCTGGCGCTGCTCGCGATGAAGAAGGACGTCCGCTGGATGGGCCTCTTCCTGACGACGACGGTCCTCCTGGACCTCGGTCTGGCCGTCACGGTCCTCTACACCGCCAGCGACCAGCTGGTGCCCGCCCTGCACTCGTACTGGCTGTACATCCACGTCTCCACGGCGATCTTCTGCGGCGCGGTCTTCTACGTGGGCGCGGTCGGCACGATCCTGTACCTCTTCAAGGACAGCTACGAGAACAAGCTCGCGACCGGCGGAAAGCCCGGCCGGTTCGCGACCTCCGTGCTGGAGCGGCTGCCCGCCTCGGCCTCGCTCGACAAGTTCTCGTACCGCGTGAACGCCGCCGTCTTCCCGCTGTGGACGTTCACGATCATCGCCGGCGCGATCTGGGCGGGCGACGCGTGGGGCCGCTACTGGGGCTGGGACCCCAAGGAGACCTGGTCCTTCATCACCTGGGTCGCCTACGCCACGTACCTGCACGCCCGTGCCACGGCCGGCTGGAAGGGCCGCAAGGCCGCGTACATCGCGCTCATCGCCTTCGCCTGCTGGCTGTTCAACTACTACGGCGTGAACATCTTCGTCACCGGCAAGCACTCGTACGCCGGCGTCTGA
- a CDS encoding sortase-dependent protein produces the protein MRRTVLSALALACTAVLAGTVPAFADGPSPTPVPATKAPSAAPAETDPSTGSKPPGTAPTEAPGKSEVSAVPSGAPDTGVASTGSDGDGGLIGGGAAAVFAMGGAAVYVVRRRRATGA, from the coding sequence ATGCGCCGAACTGTCCTCAGTGCCCTGGCACTCGCCTGCACCGCCGTGCTGGCGGGCACCGTGCCCGCGTTCGCCGACGGGCCGTCCCCGACTCCCGTCCCCGCCACCAAGGCCCCGAGCGCCGCACCGGCCGAGACCGACCCCTCCACGGGGAGCAAGCCCCCGGGCACCGCGCCGACCGAGGCACCGGGCAAGAGCGAGGTCTCCGCCGTTCCGAGCGGGGCGCCCGACACCGGTGTGGCGTCCACCGGCTCCGACGGCGACGGCGGCCTGATCGGCGGGGGCGCCGCCGCGGTGTTCGCGATGGGCGGCGCGGCCGTCTACGTCGTACGCCGCCGTCGGGCGACCGGGGCATGA
- a CDS encoding class F sortase: protein MTLPSRRAFVTAAVATLLVGGCGGGGGDDGAAGTGGAGAARKESAPGSSGSSGTSGSSPDASRGAGKAVRALGRSVPVGLSIPAIQVDTPVMRLGLAPDGTAEVPPVEADDRAGWYRHSPTPGQVGPSVILGHVTVGAYGDGVFRRLAQLRRGDRIVARLENGTSASFAVTGVRTVAQADFPTDDVYGDVGRPELRLITCGGPRSGDGYRDSVIVFAALSAGGS, encoded by the coding sequence ATGACCCTGCCCTCCAGGCGCGCCTTCGTCACCGCGGCCGTGGCCACCCTGCTGGTGGGCGGCTGCGGCGGGGGAGGGGGCGACGACGGGGCCGCCGGAACCGGCGGGGCCGGTGCCGCCCGCAAGGAGAGCGCGCCGGGGTCCTCGGGGTCCTCGGGGACTTCGGGGTCCTCCCCGGACGCCTCGCGGGGCGCCGGGAAGGCGGTGCGCGCCCTCGGGCGTTCGGTGCCCGTCGGGCTGAGCATCCCGGCCATCCAGGTCGACACCCCGGTCATGCGGCTGGGACTGGCCCCGGACGGCACCGCCGAGGTGCCTCCGGTCGAGGCCGACGACCGGGCGGGCTGGTACCGGCACTCGCCGACACCCGGCCAGGTCGGCCCGTCGGTGATCCTCGGTCACGTCACGGTCGGCGCGTACGGGGACGGCGTCTTCCGCCGGCTCGCACAACTGCGACGGGGCGACCGGATCGTGGCGCGCCTGGAGAACGGCACCTCGGCGTCCTTCGCCGTCACCGGCGTACGGACCGTCGCGCAGGCGGACTTCCCGACGGACGACGTCTACGGGGACGTGGGCCGGCCCGAACTGCGGCTCATCACCTGCGGGGGACCGCGCAGCGGTGACGGCTACCGCGACAGCGTGATCGTGTTCGCGGCGCTGAGCGCGGGCGGTTCCTGA